CATATTACTTTTCTTCTCAATAATAAAATCAATAAAATCTTCTACCTCTTGCTGATAGGCAACAGGTATCTTTTTTATTTTGTCCAAAATTTGCGACTGCCCCATAAGTATCTTTAATTCAAAAATAGTATTTAAAGTTGATGATTCAAATTGTTCGCTCGCTTAGCGGCAAAGGCAAACTTTTTAGTCCTACATATCGATTGTTCAAAATGTGTAACTTTACAACCTAAAATATTTTAATGAAAACCTATTTCAGATTGTTGTCTTTCGCAAAGCCAATAGAAAAATTTGCGATACCTTATATCATCACTACCTTACTTGCTGTTCTTTTTGGCGTGTTAAACCTTACCTTGTTATCTCCATTATTTGGGGTAATGATGTCAGATGAAAAAACAAAACAAACCAGCATCACAAAAACTGCGGCTTCTAATTTTGACATCACAGGTAAATTTCAAGAGTTTGTAAATCACTCTATGACCGCAAACGGGCCGGAAAAAACCCTGACTTATATGTGCCTTGTCATTGTGGTTTCTGTGTTGCTCTCCAATATCTTCAAATACTTTTCTCAAAGAACCATGGAAGATTTGCGGGTACATACCTTGCTTAATCTTCGCAAAACGGTATTCAATAACGTCATGAACCTTCATGTAGGCTATTTTAACAATGAACGTAAAGGAGATATTATTGCTAAAGTTTCTTCTGATGTCCAGGTGGTTCAGTTTACGGTAACCAATACCCTACAAGTAGTTTTTAAGGAGCCCCTGACACTTATTTTTTACATTGTTGCTTTATTGTCCATCTCTGTAAAACTTACCTTATTTTCATTGATGGTCATTCCGGTTTCTGCATTTATCATTAGTAAAATCGTAAAAAGATTAAAACAGCAGGCCAAAGAATCCCATGAATCTTTCGCGAAAATGATTGGCTTTTTAGATGAAGCCCTTGGTGCGGTAAAAATCATCAAAGCATTTAACGCAACTGAAAGGATCAAAGATAAATTCCATGCTGAGAACGTTTTTTATTCCAATCTAAACCGCAAAATGGTAAGACGGCAACAGTTAGGCTCCCCGGTATCAGAATTTTTAGGCGTCTTAATGGTTACTTTTATCGTATGGTACGGTGCATCCCTGATTATGAATAAAGCATCCGATGCGCTGACTGTTGGACAGTTCATTGCTTATATCGCTATATTTTCGCAGGTAATGCGTCCGGCTAAAGCATTAACAGATGCATTTAGTGGGATTCATTCCGGTATCGCAGCTGGAGAACGTGTATTAGACCTGATTGATACCAAACCAGAAATGATCAATAAAATTGGGGCAGAACCATTGCAAACTTTCAATAATGCACTGGTTTTTGACAATGTATCATTTAGCTATGGTTCAAAAGAAGTGCTGAAAGGTATTAATTTAACCATTCAAAAAGGTAAAACTGTAGCATTGGTTGGCCCTTCAGGCGGTGGAAAAAGCACCATGATGGACCTGATCCCGCGCTTTCATGATCCTTTATCAGGTACCATTAAAATTGATGGGCATGACTATCGAGACTTAACTATAGAGAGCATCCGTGAACAAATGGGTACGGTAAACCAGGAATCTTTGTTATTTAACGATACCATATTTAACAACATTGCCTTTGCAAAACCAGAGGCGTCGGAAGAAGAAGTGATCGCTGCGGCCAAAATTGCCAATGCCCATGAGTTTATTCTGCATACGGAAAGTGGTTACCAAACTTTTGTAGGTGATAGAGGTAACCGCTTGTCCGGTGGCCAAAAACAAAGGATTTGTATCGCCAGAGCGGTTCTTGCCAACCCTCCAATTATGTTGCTGGATGAAGCAACCTCTGCTTTAGATACCGAATCTGAAAAGCTGGTACAGGAAGCACTTAATAACCTAATGAAAAACAGGACTTCCATTGTCATAGCCCACCGTTTGAGCACCATACAACATGCTGATATGATCGTGGTTATTGACAAAGGTCAGGTACGAGAAACAGGCAGTCACCAGGAACTGATGAGCAACACATCCGGATTGTACAAACGTTTAATTGATATGCAGGCCTTTACTGACTAATCCTATGTTCAAAAAAAGAAATCCTTTGAGCAAATTGTGGCTCAAATTCACCAATAAAAATGACTACAAACAATACAAGTGGGAATTAAAGAACTACTACCAACAGGCATTTCACTATAATTTCAAGGGTAGTAAACGCCTAAACAGTCTTCCTAAAATAAAGGAAATACTCAAAACAGAAGGCCATTTAAACGTAAATCATAGTGGTAATGCAGGCGATATTATTTACGCATTGCCAACACTTAAAAAATTACACGAGCTAACAGGCGCACAAATAAATCTTTACCTGAGGCTGAATCAGCCATTGATATTGTCTAACGCTTTATCCCATCCCCTTGGCAATGTGATGTTAAACCAGAAAATGACGGATCAGCTCAGTCCACTAATTTCAAAACAAGAATATATCAACTTAGTTGAGCCTTATGCCGACCAAAGCATACATATAGATCTTGATTATTTTAGATCCGGAGTATTCCCTCTAGACCGTGGAAATATAGCCAGATGGTGTGGTTACACTACTGGTGTAAGCGCTGACCTTTGGAAGAAATGGTTGGATGTTACACCCAATGAAAAATATGCAGAAACTATTATACTGGCACGAAGTGGAAGATACCAAAACGTTGAACTAGATTTTTCTTTTCTTAAAAATTATCAAAATATTAAATTTGTAGGCGTATCTTCTGAATTCGTAGAAATGCAAAAAATTATCCCCCAGCTGGAATGGGTACAGGTTAATGATTTTTTAGAACTTGCAGAAATCATTGCAGGCTGCAAATTCTTTATTGGCAACCAGTCTTTTCCATTTTCTATAGCTGAAGGACTAAAGGTCTCAAGAATTCTAGAGCTTCCAACTGACATTATCAATGTTGTACCTGAAGGCCCTGGCGGATATGATGTATTATTTCAAGACCATTTTGAATCCTTAGTAGAACAAATTGCAAACAATTAACACTCAAATATATGGAAATGCCATTTAGACCACTTAACAAAATTAGCAAACTATACCTTAAAATCACCGACAAGGCTAAGTACATTAAATATAAAAGACAGGTTATATACTATAAAATCGACCTTAATAGAACTATTAAACTGAATGCTGTATTAGCTCAAAAAACTATTACCAATCCAGATAAAATTAAGGCGCTCGCCAAAGTCAAAGGCAAGATAAACTTCATTCATGCTGGTAATGCTGGAGATATTATATATGCCTTGCCTACTTTAAAAGCAATCTATAAACTTACAGGTGTACCAATTAATCTTTACTTATTGCTAGATCAGCCCCATGGATTAGATCCTATGTACACACATCCTTTGGGCAATGTAACCTTAAATCTTCAAATGGCAAATATGCTGACGCCTCTGATTGATCAGTTGGAATATATAAATTCCTGCCTCCCTTATCAAAGTGAAGAAATTGATATCAAGTTGGACCTTTTTAGAGAATTGCCCCTCCTCCTCGATAAAGGTAATATCATCAGATGGTACAATTATACAACAGGTATTTTGCCTGAGGTAGCTACTCCGTGGTTAAAAGCTACGCCTAGTCAAAACTTTTCAGATAAAATTGTAATTGCACGTAGCCAGCGGTACCGGAACCCACACATCGATTATAATTTCCTTAATAAATATAAAAACTTGTGCTTTATAGGTGTTAAATCAGAATACGAAGAAATTGTTCAATGCATCCCAAAAATTGAGTTTGTTGAAGTTTCAAATTTCCTGCAGATGGCAGAAATCATTGCTGGTGCCGCTTTTTTTATAGGAAACCAATCCTTTCCATTTTCGATTGCTGAAGCACTAAAAGTGCCTAGAATCCTAGAAACCAGTTTTGAAGCACCAAATGTGATTCCAGATGGTGATAATGGCTTTGACTTTCTATTACAAGAGCATTTTGAGTGGCATGTAGAAAATTTAAACCAGCGCCATCGCAGCTAATTACCAGACGAAATCTTTTCAATTAGTGCGGTAGAGGAATGTCCATCTATAAAACTGACTACCCTAACATCTCCTCCATTGGCTTGAACTTCGGCAGCACCTACGATATTTTCAATAACGTAATCACCTCCTTTTACAAGAACATCTGGCAAAACATTAGTTATCAGCGTCAAAGGAGTATCCTCTTCAAACTGAATTACAGCGTCTACAAAGAACATGGCAGCCAATATCAATGCTCTGTTAGCTTCCAGATTTATTGGCCTTGACGGCCCCTTTAAACGCTTTACAGAAGCATCAGAGTTTAATCCAATCACAAGCTTGTCGCCAAGTGAGGCAGCCTTAAGTAAATAACTGATATGGCCAATGTGCAAAAGATCAAAACACCCATTTGTAAAAACAATTTTTTGTCCTTCTGCTTTCCATTTTGCAATGGTTTGCTTAAGGTTGTCCTGGTGCAAAATTTTTGATATTGCGAGTTCCTCTAAACTATCTATCATACCTTATTCATAAGAATCATCTACAACACTACAAATCATGTGCCCGATAAGAATGTGCATTTCCTGGATCCTGGCAGTAACATCGGATGGGACAACGATATTCAAATCACAACAGTCATTCATTTTTCCGCCATCTCGGCCAGTCAAACCAATTGTTTTACAACCCAATTGTGCTCCATATGCTAAAGCCTTAATAACGTTCGCGCTATTACCACTTGTAGAAATACCAATTAAAACATCTCCGCCAACAGCAAGTCCTTCCACCTGCCGTTTAAAGATGTGCTCAAAGCCGTAGTCATTCCCAATAGCTGTAATGGCAGATGTATCCGTTGTTAATGCAATTGCCGGTAGCGACCGACGTTCCTTTACAAAACGGCCTACAAACTCGGCTGCAATATGCTGCGCATCACCAGCACTGCCACCATTGCCAAATAATAATACTTTATTTCCCTGTTTTAAACAATCTACGATAATTGAGCAGGCTGTCGAGATATCCTCGGAAATACCATTCGTCGAAGCATTTGCAACTTCCATATGCTCCTTAAAAATAGCCTTAATCTGATTTGTCATTCTAGTTACAATCAAAAAATTTGTTATTAATTTCATCATAAGTGGCCACAGCACTACCTACCTTACTAACCACAATAGCTGCAGCATGATTCGCAAAATCACACGCACTATGCAAAGATTTGCCAGCGGCTAATGATACACCCAGAGAAGCCAAAACAGTATCTCCAGCGCCGGTCACATCTATTACATCAAGCGCTTTAGTAGGTATCAACGTAAGTTGGTTACCGACATAGTAGGCAATACCATCTTCTGACAGCGTAACAATTACTTCATCGCAATTTGTAATGTCCTTTAAGGCTGCGCAAGCAGCAGTAAGGCTTTCCTCATCCTTAATAGATATGCCGGTCGCCAATGCTGCTTCCTTTTTGTTAGGTTTAATAACATTAACTCCATTATATTTTGCAAAATCCAAACCTTTAGGGTCCACCAACGTCGTTTTACCATGGGCTTTGCTAATTGCGAATAATTCTAGCAACAAATTTTTAGTTAACAAACCTTTATTATAATCCGATACAAGCACAATGTCGAAGTCACCTATCTTATTTTTGAAAATTTCGAGAACATTATCTTCTATCGATTTTTCGATGGCGGTTATGTTCTCCCTATCCAATCGTATGAGATGGTGATTAGAAGCAAGAACCCGAGACTTAACAGTAGTACATCTGGTATCATCTGATATCAGTCCATCACCCGCTACACCAAGATCAGATAGATGTTGCAAAACCAATTTCCCCTGTTCATCATTTCCTACAACCGAAATAAGATCAACTTTACAATTAAAAGCAACTAGATTTTTTAAAACATTGCCGGCACCTCCAAGTGTATATTCTTCCCTTCCAACTTCAACAACCTGAACTGGTGCTTCCGGGGATATCCTATTACAACTTCCATAGATGTAATGATCAATCATCACGTCACCAACCACCAACACCTTAATTATCTTATTATCCACTTTTACGATCTAGTTTAGTTTTTTTTAGCTCAAATGAGTCAAAAACAAGTTACATTTAAAATACACTAAGACGCCAAAAATACAGTTATAATTCTAACTAATAAAATATATTCAAGATGATAAAATTCAAATCAAACCTATAGCATCACCCCTCTATTTATTAATCTGAATATCTTACCTAAACTTAACAATCAAAGCAAATATTATTAAATTATTACCATTAACTTTACCAAACTCAGTAATTCAAACACAAAACGAATGTTCAGCCTCTTCAAAAGAATTTCTATATCTTACGGTATCACAGTTTGTAATGAAGCAAAAGAAATAGAACTTTTGCTTTCTACTCTTATCCCAATAATTGACAAAAGGGATGAAATTATTGTTTTACAAGACGTTACTCATAGAAACGAGTCTGTATCTGCTGTACTAAACAATCACAGAAAAAACATTAACATAATTGAGACCAAGCTAAATGGCGATTTTGCTACTTTCAAAAACAATTTTTTTAAGTTAGCCAAAGGAGACTTTCTATTCCAGATCGATGCGGATGAAGTCCCTCAGGCTACTTTAATAAAAAAGATTAAACCTGTGCTTAAGAAAAATAAGAAGAGCGACTGTTTTTTGGTGCCTAGAGTTAATGTCGTTAACGGTTATACAGATGCACATGTCAAACGGTGGAATTGGAACATAAACGATAAAAACTATATTAACTTTCCTGACTACCAACCCCGCATCGTAAAGTTAAAGGCTGGAATAAAATGGATAAATAAAGTTCACGAAGTCTTTACCGGATACCAATGCATCACAGAACTGCCCTCTGATGATGAAACATTCTGTCTGATACACATAAAAGATATTCGAAGACAGGAAAAACAAAATTCATTTTATGAAAATCTGTCCTGATCAATTCATAAAACCACGCGACTATATCAACCTTCTTGAGTTATTTATAAGTTCGCCCTCATATGATTGATCATTTAAGATATCTATTTTAATCATTTTCCACCTAATCTTTCTTTCATTTTTACCTATCAACCTGTCAAAAAATGAAATAGTTTTATGGTGAAGTTGATGATCTATAAGCTCAGGCAACATCTTAATTTTATCATAAGCACGTTTTGTAAATTTAAGACCATCTATATAAACGAGAACATCATTAGTCTTCGCATGGTGATATGGCTTGATCTTATCTTTAAGATTAACGGATGTTAATTCTTGTTCTTCAAGAATATAATTATTTGAAGAGAAATCAGTATAAACTGATGTAAACCAAGGCTCTAGCTTCAACAGAAGATCATCAGTACCATGCCTAAGAACTAGACCAATGTTATATCTTTTTTTTACGGAAGAAAACGCACTAAAACCCCATTTTCTAATAAAATTTCTGTCGGAATTTAACTCAATTCTCTCTGTTTTATTTTTATACTCCTCTGAAAAGCGCGACGTTTTACTGACAAAGTGATAACATACTGCATCAAAACTAGTGATCACGGTCATGCCATATAACTTAAGTCTCAATAACAAATCATCGTCTTCACGAAACATGGGTTTAAAAATTGGATCAAGGCCGCCTATCGCAACCAGAATTGACCGTCTAACTCCTAAAAAGAAAGTCCCACCATGTCTATCATCGTAAGCTCCTGCATGCTCTATGACATAATCTTTTGCAAAGTTATAAAAGGAGGCAATATCAAAAGAAGACAAATCATTCCCCAGATCTTTAATTACTTTACCAGGTCTTTCATCCTTTGCAAATATAGATGGTTCCACTGTCGTATAGCAC
The nucleotide sequence above comes from Pedobacter sp. MC2016-14. Encoded proteins:
- a CDS encoding DUF2281 domain-containing protein, whose protein sequence is MGQSQILDKIKKIPVAYQQEVEDFIDFIIEKKSNMKLLPNQGRKLGLLKGRMKMSPDFDEPLDDFKDYI
- a CDS encoding ABC transporter ATP-binding protein, with product MKTYFRLLSFAKPIEKFAIPYIITTLLAVLFGVLNLTLLSPLFGVMMSDEKTKQTSITKTAASNFDITGKFQEFVNHSMTANGPEKTLTYMCLVIVVSVLLSNIFKYFSQRTMEDLRVHTLLNLRKTVFNNVMNLHVGYFNNERKGDIIAKVSSDVQVVQFTVTNTLQVVFKEPLTLIFYIVALLSISVKLTLFSLMVIPVSAFIISKIVKRLKQQAKESHESFAKMIGFLDEALGAVKIIKAFNATERIKDKFHAENVFYSNLNRKMVRRQQLGSPVSEFLGVLMVTFIVWYGASLIMNKASDALTVGQFIAYIAIFSQVMRPAKALTDAFSGIHSGIAAGERVLDLIDTKPEMINKIGAEPLQTFNNALVFDNVSFSYGSKEVLKGINLTIQKGKTVALVGPSGGGKSTMMDLIPRFHDPLSGTIKIDGHDYRDLTIESIREQMGTVNQESLLFNDTIFNNIAFAKPEASEEEVIAAAKIANAHEFILHTESGYQTFVGDRGNRLSGGQKQRICIARAVLANPPIMLLDEATSALDTESEKLVQEALNNLMKNRTSIVIAHRLSTIQHADMIVVIDKGQVRETGSHQELMSNTSGLYKRLIDMQAFTD
- the rfaE2 gene encoding D-glycero-beta-D-manno-heptose 1-phosphate adenylyltransferase, which produces MIDSLEELAISKILHQDNLKQTIAKWKAEGQKIVFTNGCFDLLHIGHISYLLKAASLGDKLVIGLNSDASVKRLKGPSRPINLEANRALILAAMFFVDAVIQFEEDTPLTLITNVLPDVLVKGGDYVIENIVGAAEVQANGGDVRVVSFIDGHSSTALIEKISSGN
- a CDS encoding D-sedoheptulose 7-phosphate isomerase; the protein is MTNQIKAIFKEHMEVANASTNGISEDISTACSIIVDCLKQGNKVLLFGNGGSAGDAQHIAAEFVGRFVKERRSLPAIALTTDTSAITAIGNDYGFEHIFKRQVEGLAVGGDVLIGISTSGNSANVIKALAYGAQLGCKTIGLTGRDGGKMNDCCDLNIVVPSDVTARIQEMHILIGHMICSVVDDSYE
- the rfaE1 gene encoding D-glycero-beta-D-manno-heptose-7-phosphate kinase, encoding MDNKIIKVLVVGDVMIDHYIYGSCNRISPEAPVQVVEVGREEYTLGGAGNVLKNLVAFNCKVDLISVVGNDEQGKLVLQHLSDLGVAGDGLISDDTRCTTVKSRVLASNHHLIRLDRENITAIEKSIEDNVLEIFKNKIGDFDIVLVSDYNKGLLTKNLLLELFAISKAHGKTTLVDPKGLDFAKYNGVNVIKPNKKEAALATGISIKDEESLTAACAALKDITNCDEVIVTLSEDGIAYYVGNQLTLIPTKALDVIDVTGAGDTVLASLGVSLAAGKSLHSACDFANHAAAIVVSKVGSAVATYDEINNKFFDCN
- a CDS encoding glycosyltransferase, whose translation is MFSLFKRISISYGITVCNEAKEIELLLSTLIPIIDKRDEIIVLQDVTHRNESVSAVLNNHRKNINIIETKLNGDFATFKNNFFKLAKGDFLFQIDADEVPQATLIKKIKPVLKKNKKSDCFLVPRVNVVNGYTDAHVKRWNWNINDKNYINFPDYQPRIVKLKAGIKWINKVHEVFTGYQCITELPSDDETFCLIHIKDIRRQEKQNSFYENLS
- a CDS encoding glycosyltransferase family 2 protein, with amino-acid sequence MNVSLLAGLKNNLEYSKNFYHSTRAIYKEVEIVFVSYNSNDGTNEWLDSLRDSNVICFYSDEEKTLSDTFNKCTELATKEIAIFVHNDMVLAPGFIENIEKHCTDRSVVCYTTVEPSIFAKDERPGKVIKDLGNDLSSFDIASFYNFAKDYVIEHAGAYDDRHGGTFFLGVRRSILVAIGGLDPIFKPMFREDDDLLLRLKLYGMTVITSFDAVCYHFVSKTSRFSEEYKNKTERIELNSDRNFIRKWGFSAFSSVKKRYNIGLVLRHGTDDLLLKLEPWFTSVYTDFSSNNYILEEQELTSVNLKDKIKPYHHAKTNDVLVYIDGLKFTKRAYDKIKMLPELIDHQLHHKTISFFDRLIGKNERKIRWKMIKIDILNDQSYEGELINNSRRLI